Proteins encoded by one window of Pseudomonas sp. LS44:
- a CDS encoding chemotaxis protein CheA: MSFGADEEILQDFLVEAGEILEQLSEQLVELESRPDDADLLNAIFRGFHTVKGGAGFLQLNELVECCHIAENVFDILRKGERRVDSELMDVVLEALDAVNGMFTEVRERVELTPASPELLAALARLAEPQAAPSVAVAAPAVAAVAEPTGDITDSEFEQLLDALGDEPPARPETAPAACGDEISDDEFEALLDQLHGKGQFAGTGLAAAAAAVVEAPVAPAAVSNEINDDEFEALLDQLHGKGKFAAEAVVEPTAVQAPTPAPAVGPAGELISDDEFEALLDQLHGKGKFTAPAEDGDVAVAVAKPAVVAPAAPKPATPKSEPQAEVKALAPRSAPAAPSDKVAASSEAETTVRVDTARLDEIMNMVGELVLVRNRLVRLGANSADESMAKAVSNLDVVTADLQTAVMKTRMQPIKKVFGRFPRLVRDLARNLKKEINLELVGEETDLDKNLVEALADPLVHLVRNSVDHGIELPDDREAKGKSRGGRIVLSAQQEGDHILLSISDDGNGMDPDVLRAKAVEKGLLDKDAADRLNESECYNLIFAPGFSTKTEISDVSGRGVGMDVVKTKIAQLNGTINIYSTKNQGSKIVIKVPLTLAIMPTLMVMLADQAFAFPLVSVNEIFHLDLSRTNVVDGQEVVIVRDKALPLFYLKRWLVKSATHEEQGEGHVVILSVGTQRIGFVVDQLVGQEEVVIKPLGKMLQGTPGMSGATITGDGRIALILDVPSLLKRYAARRI; encoded by the coding sequence ATGAGCTTCGGCGCCGATGAAGAAATCCTCCAGGACTTCCTGGTTGAGGCCGGCGAGATTCTGGAGCAGTTATCCGAGCAACTGGTCGAGCTGGAAAGCCGTCCTGATGATGCGGATCTGCTCAATGCCATCTTTCGCGGGTTCCATACCGTCAAAGGCGGCGCCGGTTTTCTCCAGCTAAACGAACTGGTGGAGTGCTGCCACATCGCCGAGAACGTCTTCGACATCCTGCGCAAGGGTGAGCGACGCGTTGATTCGGAACTGATGGACGTAGTGCTCGAAGCCCTGGATGCGGTCAACGGCATGTTCACCGAGGTGCGTGAGCGCGTCGAACTGACGCCGGCATCGCCGGAACTGCTGGCCGCCTTGGCGCGCCTGGCCGAACCGCAAGCCGCGCCGTCGGTAGCGGTGGCTGCGCCTGCTGTTGCGGCAGTGGCCGAGCCGACGGGTGACATCACCGACAGCGAGTTTGAGCAACTGCTCGATGCGCTCGGCGACGAGCCTCCTGCTCGACCGGAAACTGCACCCGCGGCCTGCGGGGACGAAATCAGCGACGACGAGTTTGAAGCGCTACTCGACCAACTGCATGGCAAGGGCCAGTTCGCTGGTACCGGCCTCGCCGCCGCCGCGGCGGCAGTCGTCGAAGCGCCGGTTGCGCCTGCCGCAGTCAGCAATGAAATCAACGACGACGAATTCGAAGCACTGCTCGATCAACTGCACGGCAAAGGCAAGTTCGCTGCCGAGGCGGTGGTAGAGCCGACTGCGGTGCAAGCGCCGACGCCAGCACCAGCAGTGGGCCCGGCAGGTGAGCTGATCAGCGACGATGAATTCGAAGCGCTGCTCGACCAGTTACATGGCAAGGGCAAGTTCACCGCTCCAGCTGAGGACGGAGATGTCGCCGTTGCGGTGGCTAAGCCGGCGGTGGTTGCGCCGGCGGCGCCCAAGCCGGCGACGCCAAAATCCGAACCGCAGGCCGAAGTCAAAGCCCTCGCGCCCCGTAGCGCGCCAGCAGCGCCGAGCGACAAAGTAGCCGCTAGCAGCGAAGCGGAAACCACCGTACGGGTCGACACTGCGCGCCTCGACGAAATCATGAACATGGTTGGCGAACTGGTGCTGGTGCGTAACCGCCTGGTGCGCCTGGGCGCCAACAGCGCCGACGAGAGCATGGCCAAGGCCGTGTCCAACCTCGATGTGGTGACTGCCGATCTGCAGACGGCGGTGATGAAAACCCGCATGCAGCCGATCAAAAAGGTCTTCGGCCGCTTCCCGCGGTTGGTCCGCGATCTGGCGCGCAACCTGAAGAAAGAAATCAACCTCGAGCTGGTGGGCGAGGAGACCGATCTCGACAAGAACCTGGTCGAGGCATTGGCCGATCCACTGGTGCACTTGGTGCGCAACTCGGTCGACCACGGTATCGAGCTGCCCGACGATCGTGAAGCCAAAGGCAAGAGCCGCGGCGGGCGCATCGTGCTGTCTGCTCAGCAGGAGGGCGATCACATCCTCCTGTCGATCAGCGACGACGGCAACGGTATGGATCCCGACGTTCTGCGCGCCAAGGCCGTGGAAAAGGGCCTGCTGGACAAGGACGCCGCCGACCGCCTGAACGAGTCGGAGTGCTACAACCTGATCTTCGCGCCGGGCTTCTCGACCAAAACCGAGATTTCCGATGTGTCCGGCCGCGGTGTTGGCATGGACGTGGTGAAAACCAAGATTGCCCAGCTCAACGGCACCATCAACATCTACTCGACCAAGAATCAGGGCAGCAAGATCGTCATCAAGGTGCCGCTGACCCTGGCGATCATGCCGACGCTGATGGTGATGCTGGCCGACCAGGCTTTCGCCTTCCCGCTGGTCAGCGTCAACGAGATTTTCCATCTCGACCTGTCGCGCACCAACGTGGTCGATGGTCAGGAAGTGGTGATCGTCCGCGACAAAGCCCTGCCGCTGTTCTACCTCAAGCGTTGGTTGGTCAAGAGCGCCACTCACGAAGAGCAGGGCGAAGGCCATGTGGTGATTCTCTCCGTGGGTACCCAGCGCATCGGCTTCGTGGTCGATCAACTGGTCGGCCAGGAAGAAGTAGTGATCAAGCCGCTGGGCAAGATGCTCCAGGGCACTCCGGGTATGTCCGGAGCGACCATTACCGGCGACGGCCGCATCGCGCTGATTCTCGACGTGCCCAGCTTGCTGAAGCGCTACGCCGCGCGACGCATTTGA
- a CDS encoding protein phosphatase CheZ — MDHNESPLGDLESTLKTHARELVESLEKGNFGDAVQLIHELNKARDRGLYQEVGKLTRELHNSIVNFQLDPRMPHAQEVSQITDATERLNYVVTMTERAANRTMDLVEQSAPLVNDLGDEAQSLSADWGRFMRRELGADAFRELAKRIELFLARSERDTQKLSANLNDIMLAQDYQDLTGQVIKRVTQLVTEVEADLLKLMLMASSVDRFAGIEHSVDTVRAEQKQQKNSSRGEGPQIHADKRDDVVSGQDDVDDLLSSLGF, encoded by the coding sequence ATGGATCACAACGAATCCCCACTGGGTGACCTTGAGTCGACCCTGAAAACCCATGCCCGCGAGCTGGTCGAAAGTCTCGAAAAAGGCAACTTCGGCGACGCCGTGCAGCTCATTCACGAGCTCAACAAGGCGCGCGATCGCGGCCTGTACCAGGAGGTCGGCAAGCTGACGCGCGAGTTGCACAACTCGATCGTCAACTTCCAGCTCGACCCGCGCATGCCGCATGCCCAGGAAGTCTCGCAGATCACCGACGCTACCGAGCGTCTGAACTACGTGGTGACCATGACCGAGCGGGCGGCCAACCGCACCATGGACCTGGTCGAGCAGAGCGCGCCGCTGGTCAACGATCTGGGCGACGAAGCGCAGAGCTTGAGTGCCGACTGGGGGCGTTTCATGCGCCGCGAGTTGGGCGCCGATGCGTTCCGCGAACTGGCCAAACGTATCGAGCTGTTCCTTGCGCGCAGCGAGCGTGATACGCAAAAGCTCTCGGCCAATCTCAACGACATCATGTTGGCGCAGGACTACCAGGACCTCACCGGTCAGGTGATCAAGCGCGTCACGCAACTGGTGACCGAAGTCGAGGCCGATCTGCTCAAACTGATGCTGATGGCCAGCAGTGTCGACCGTTTCGCCGGCATCGAACACAGCGTCGACACTGTCCGTGCCGAACAAAAACAACAAAAAAATTCATCCCGGGGTGAAGGTCCGCAGATTCATGCCGATAAGCGTGATGACGTTGTATCCGGTCAGGACGATGTCGACGATCTGCTATCCAGCCTAGGTTTTTAG
- a CDS encoding chemotaxis response regulator CheY, giving the protein MKILIVDDFSTMRRIIKNLLRDLGFTNTSEADDGTSALPMLQSGNFDFLVTDWNMPGMTGIDLLRAVRADERLKHLPVLMVTAEAKRDQIIEAAQAGVNGYVVKPFTAQVLKEKIEKIFERVNG; this is encoded by the coding sequence ATGAAAATCCTCATCGTTGACGATTTCTCGACGATGCGACGGATCATCAAGAACCTCTTGCGTGATCTGGGCTTCACCAACACGTCCGAGGCGGACGATGGCACCAGCGCACTACCGATGCTGCAAAGCGGCAATTTCGACTTTCTGGTGACCGACTGGAACATGCCGGGCATGACTGGCATCGACCTGCTACGCGCGGTACGCGCCGACGAGCGCCTCAAGCACCTGCCGGTGCTGATGGTCACGGCCGAAGCCAAACGCGATCAGATCATCGAGGCGGCCCAGGCCGGGGTAAACGGCTATGTCGTCAAACCGTTCACGGCTCAAGTCCTGAAGGAAAAGATCGAAAAGATCTTCGAGCGCGTCAACGGCTGA
- the fliA gene encoding RNA polymerase sigma factor FliA, with the protein MTATTGLRMYYKAQARDAQHQLIEQYAPLVKRIAYHLLARLPANVQVEDLIQAGMIGLLEASKKYDASKGASFETFVGIRIRGSMLDEVRKGDWAPRSVHRNSRMVSDAIRKIEARTGRDAKDQEVAAELQLSLEDYYGILGDTLGSRLFSFDDLLQDGEHGELAEDAESTHSQPARELEDERFQGALADAIAKLPEREKLVLSLYYDEELNLKEIGEVLGVSESRVSQLHSQCAARLRARLGEWRAR; encoded by the coding sequence ATGACCGCAACCACTGGACTGCGTATGTACTACAAGGCACAGGCTCGTGATGCCCAGCACCAGCTGATCGAACAATATGCGCCGTTGGTCAAGCGCATCGCCTACCACTTGCTGGCCCGTTTGCCAGCCAATGTGCAGGTCGAGGATTTGATCCAGGCAGGGATGATCGGCCTGCTCGAGGCCTCGAAGAAATACGATGCCAGCAAAGGCGCGAGCTTCGAGACATTCGTCGGCATCCGCATCCGCGGCTCGATGCTCGACGAGGTGCGCAAAGGCGACTGGGCACCGCGCTCAGTGCACCGCAACAGCCGCATGGTCAGCGACGCAATCCGGAAAATTGAAGCGCGAACCGGACGCGACGCTAAAGATCAGGAGGTTGCGGCCGAACTCCAATTGAGTCTCGAAGATTACTACGGCATTCTTGGCGACACTTTGGGCAGCCGCCTATTCAGTTTCGACGACCTGCTCCAGGACGGCGAACATGGCGAGCTGGCTGAAGACGCCGAAAGTACCCACTCACAACCTGCACGAGAACTGGAAGACGAACGCTTCCAGGGGGCCCTGGCGGACGCCATTGCCAAGTTGCCGGAGCGCGAGAAGCTGGTGTTGTCGCTGTATTACGACGAAGAACTCAATCTCAAGGAAATCGGCGAAGTGCTGGGGGTCAGCGAGTCGCGGGTCAGCCAGTTGCATAGCCAGTGCGCAGCGCGTCTGCGCGCACGTTTGGGCGAGTGGCGCGCGCGCTGA
- the fleN gene encoding flagellar synthesis regulator FleN, translated as MAMHPVQVIAVTGGKGGVGKTNVSVNLSLALADLGRRVMLMDADLGLANVDVLLGLTAKRTLADVIDGTCDLRDVIIQGPGGIRVVPAASGTQSMVQLTPMQHAGLIQAFSEISDNLDVLIVDTAAGISDAVVSFVRAAQEVLVVVCDEPTSITDAYALIKLLNRDHGMSRFRVLANMAHSPQEGRNLFAKLTKVTDRFLDVALQYVGAVPYDESVRKAVQKQRAVYEAFPRSKCSLAFKSIAQKVDSWPLPANPRGHLEFFVERLVKHPSTESAI; from the coding sequence ATGGCAATGCACCCCGTACAGGTGATCGCAGTGACCGGTGGCAAGGGCGGCGTTGGCAAGACCAACGTCTCGGTGAACCTGTCCCTGGCCCTGGCCGACCTCGGTCGCCGGGTAATGCTGATGGACGCCGACCTTGGCTTGGCCAACGTTGATGTGCTGCTGGGCCTGACCGCCAAGCGCACCCTGGCCGATGTGATCGATGGCACGTGCGATCTGCGCGACGTGATCATTCAGGGGCCCGGCGGCATCCGCGTGGTACCCGCGGCTTCCGGCACGCAGAGCATGGTGCAGTTGACGCCCATGCAGCACGCCGGGCTGATCCAGGCATTCAGTGAGATCAGCGACAACCTCGACGTCCTGATCGTCGATACCGCTGCCGGCATCAGCGATGCGGTAGTCAGCTTCGTGCGCGCCGCCCAGGAGGTGCTGGTGGTGGTTTGCGACGAGCCGACCTCAATCACCGATGCCTATGCGCTGATCAAACTGCTCAACCGCGACCACGGCATGAGCCGCTTCCGGGTGCTGGCCAACATGGCCCACAGCCCGCAGGAAGGTCGCAATCTGTTCGCCAAACTGACCAAGGTCACCGATCGCTTCCTCGACGTCGCGTTGCAGTATGTCGGCGCCGTGCCCTATGACGAATCGGTGCGCAAAGCCGTACAGAAACAACGCGCGGTTTATGAAGCCTTCCCGCGCTCGAAGTGCTCCCTGGCGTTCAAGTCGATCGCCCAGAAAGTCGATAGCTGGCCGCTTCCGGCCAATCCGCGCGGCCATCTGGAATTCTTCGTCGAACGTCTGGTCAAGCATCCGTCCACCGAATCGGCCATATGA
- the flhF gene encoding flagellar biosynthesis protein FlhF, which yields MQVKRFFAADMRQAMKLVRDELGADASIIGTRRVAGGVELTAALDYQMPAAPVQPNPALEAELRKTQAKIASAQAELVLREKGEALKKDGQLFANESLVAPELSATPVHLERPLPVAPVAAPVATDQRALDAMRSEMSSLRELIEVQLGSMAWGQMQNRRPQQASLWRRLQRMGLPAELSRNLLERVANINEPRQAWRMLLAHLAQAIRTPKLEPLEESGVIALVGPAGMGKTTTLAKLAARYVLKYGAQNVALVSMDSFRIGAQEQLKTLGRILNVSVTQVDPDHSLTQALTPLARKRMVLIDTAGLPANDPALRLQLESLAARGIKSRNYLVMAATSQSQVLKAAYHSYKRCGLVGCIITKVDEAANLGEVLGLAIGQQLPVAYLADGPRIPDDLQVPRSHQLVSRAVSLQTPDEPSEDVMAEMFAGLYQGAERRVG from the coding sequence ATGCAAGTCAAACGCTTTTTCGCTGCCGATATGCGCCAAGCCATGAAACTGGTTCGCGATGAGCTGGGCGCCGATGCGTCGATCATCGGCACCCGTCGGGTTGCTGGCGGTGTCGAATTGACTGCCGCCCTGGATTATCAAATGCCGGCGGCGCCGGTGCAGCCCAACCCGGCGCTGGAAGCCGAGCTGCGCAAGACTCAGGCGAAGATCGCCTCGGCGCAGGCAGAGCTGGTGTTGCGCGAGAAGGGTGAAGCGCTGAAGAAAGACGGTCAGCTGTTTGCCAACGAATCCTTGGTCGCTCCCGAGCTCTCGGCCACGCCGGTGCATCTGGAGCGCCCGCTGCCGGTAGCGCCTGTCGCTGCGCCGGTCGCCACCGATCAACGTGCCCTGGACGCCATGCGCTCCGAGATGAGCAGTCTGCGGGAATTGATCGAGGTGCAACTGGGTTCCATGGCCTGGGGGCAGATGCAGAACCGTCGTCCGCAGCAGGCCAGCCTCTGGCGGCGTCTGCAACGTATGGGCCTGCCCGCCGAGCTGTCGCGCAACCTGCTGGAGCGCGTCGCCAATATCAACGAGCCGCGCCAGGCTTGGCGCATGTTGCTCGCCCATCTGGCCCAGGCGATTCGCACGCCGAAGCTGGAGCCGCTGGAAGAGAGTGGGGTGATTGCCCTGGTCGGTCCGGCCGGCATGGGCAAAACCACCACCCTGGCCAAGCTCGCGGCACGCTACGTGCTCAAGTACGGCGCGCAAAATGTCGCCTTGGTCAGCATGGATAGCTTCCGGATTGGCGCGCAGGAACAGCTGAAGACCCTCGGGCGCATCCTCAACGTCTCGGTAACCCAGGTCGACCCGGATCACTCGCTGACTCAGGCCCTGACGCCGCTGGCGCGCAAGCGCATGGTGTTGATCGATACCGCCGGCCTGCCGGCCAACGATCCGGCCCTGCGTCTGCAGCTGGAAAGCCTGGCGGCGCGTGGCATCAAATCGCGGAATTATCTGGTGATGGCGGCGACCAGCCAGAGTCAGGTGCTCAAGGCGGCGTACCATAGCTACAAACGCTGCGGGCTGGTGGGCTGCATCATCACCAAGGTGGATGAAGCGGCGAATCTGGGTGAGGTTCTAGGGCTGGCTATCGGTCAGCAGTTACCGGTAGCTTATCTGGCCGATGGCCCGCGCATTCCCGATGACTTACAGGTACCGCGCAGCCATCAACTGGTGAGTCGTGCGGTCAGCCTGCAAACGCCGGATGAGCCGAGCGAAGACGTCATGGCCGAGATGTTTGCCGGCCTCTATCAAGGCGCTGAACGGCGCGTTGGCTAG
- the flhA gene encoding flagellar biosynthesis protein FlhA yields MRTNLAGLRQGSLGVPLLLLAMLGMMMLPVPPFLLDVLFTFNIALSIVVLLVSVYALRPLDFAVFPTILLVATLLRLALNVASTRVVLLHGQNGHDAAGKVIQAFGDVVIGGNYVVGIVVFAILMIINFVVVTKGAGRISEVSARFTLDAMPGKQMAIDADLNAGLIDQPEAKKRRTEVAQEADFYGSMDGASKFVRGDAVAGLLILFINLIGGMAIGIFQHQMSFGDAGKVYALLTIGDGLVAQIPSLLLSTAAAIMVTRVSSSEDMGQQVNRQMFASPKALAVSAAILIAMGLVPGMPHLSFISLGAIAGGAAYWIANRQNQAKHVAEQEVQRQQELLPAHKAQEIKELGWDDVTPVDMVGLEVGYRLIPLVDRNQGGQLLARIKGVRKKLSQEMGFLMPSVHIRDNLDLQPNAYRLTLMGVSVAEAEVYPDRELAINPGQVFGTLNGVAAKDPAFGLEAVWIDVAQRDQAQSLGYTVVDASTVVATHLNQVLHKHAHELLGHEEVQQLLQVLAKNSPKLAEELVPGMISLSTLLKVLQALLQEQVPVRDIRSIAEAISNVAGKSQDPAAMIAAVRVALARAIVQSLVGLEPELPVITLEPRLEQILLNSLQKAGQGAEDGILLEPGMAEKLQRSLVDAAQRQEMLGKPAILLVAGPVRAMLSRFARMAVPNMHVLAYQEIPDNKQVTIVATVGQN; encoded by the coding sequence ATGCGCACCAATCTGGCGGGCTTGCGCCAGGGCAGTCTTGGCGTGCCGCTGCTGCTGCTGGCGATGCTCGGCATGATGATGCTGCCGGTGCCGCCGTTCCTCCTCGACGTACTGTTCACCTTCAACATCGCCCTGTCGATTGTCGTCCTGCTGGTCAGCGTCTACGCGCTGCGGCCGCTGGATTTCGCGGTGTTCCCGACCATCCTGCTGGTCGCTACCTTGCTGCGCCTGGCGCTTAACGTCGCCTCCACCCGCGTAGTGCTGCTGCATGGGCAGAACGGCCACGACGCCGCCGGTAAAGTGATCCAGGCGTTCGGCGATGTGGTGATCGGCGGCAACTACGTGGTCGGTATCGTGGTGTTCGCGATCTTGATGATCATCAACTTCGTGGTGGTCACCAAGGGTGCCGGGCGGATTTCCGAGGTCAGCGCGCGTTTCACCCTGGACGCCATGCCCGGTAAACAAATGGCCATCGACGCCGACCTTAACGCCGGTTTGATCGATCAGCCAGAAGCCAAGAAGCGTCGTACCGAAGTGGCTCAGGAAGCCGACTTCTACGGTTCGATGGACGGTGCCAGTAAATTCGTGCGCGGTGACGCGGTGGCCGGTCTGCTGATTCTGTTCATCAACCTAATCGGCGGAATGGCTATCGGCATCTTCCAGCACCAGATGAGCTTTGGCGATGCGGGCAAGGTTTACGCCTTGTTGACCATCGGTGACGGTCTGGTGGCGCAGATCCCCTCGCTGCTGCTGTCCACCGCGGCGGCGATCATGGTCACCCGGGTGTCCAGCTCCGAAGACATGGGCCAGCAGGTCAACCGGCAAATGTTCGCCTCGCCCAAGGCGCTGGCGGTGTCGGCGGCGATCCTCATCGCCATGGGCCTGGTGCCGGGCATGCCGCACCTGTCGTTTATCAGCCTCGGCGCCATTGCCGGCGGCGCGGCTTACTGGATCGCCAATCGGCAGAATCAGGCCAAACACGTGGCCGAACAGGAAGTGCAGCGCCAGCAAGAATTACTGCCGGCGCACAAGGCCCAGGAAATCAAGGAGCTGGGTTGGGACGACGTCACTCCAGTGGATATGGTCGGCCTCGAAGTGGGTTACCGGCTGATTCCGCTGGTCGACCGCAACCAGGGCGGCCAGCTGCTGGCGCGGATCAAAGGGGTCCGCAAGAAGCTCTCGCAAGAGATGGGGTTCCTGATGCCCTCGGTGCATATCCGCGACAACCTCGACCTGCAGCCGAACGCCTACCGTTTGACGCTGATGGGCGTCAGCGTGGCCGAAGCCGAGGTCTATCCCGATCGCGAGTTGGCGATCAATCCCGGTCAGGTGTTTGGCACGCTCAACGGCGTGGCCGCCAAAGATCCGGCGTTCGGCCTCGAAGCGGTGTGGATCGACGTCGCCCAGCGCGACCAGGCGCAATCGCTCGGTTACACGGTGGTGGACGCCAGCACGGTGGTCGCCACTCATCTCAACCAGGTTCTGCATAAGCACGCCCATGAGCTGCTCGGCCACGAGGAAGTCCAGCAACTGTTGCAGGTGCTGGCGAAAAACTCGCCGAAGCTGGCTGAAGAGCTGGTGCCGGGAATGATTTCGCTGTCGACGCTGCTGAAAGTCCTGCAGGCGCTGCTGCAAGAACAAGTGCCGGTGCGCGACATCCGTTCGATCGCCGAGGCCATCTCCAACGTCGCCGGCAAGAGTCAAGATCCCGCCGCGATGATCGCTGCAGTGCGTGTCGCGCTGGCCCGCGCAATCGTGCAAAGCCTTGTGGGACTAGAGCCGGAGCTGCCTGTGATCACCCTGGAACCAAGGTTGGAACAGATATTGCTCAATAGCTTGCAGAAGGCCGGTCAAGGTGCCGAGGATGGAATCCTCCTCGAACCTGGCATGGCTGAGAAGTTGCAGCGTTCCTTGGTGGACGCCGCCCAGCGTCAGGAAATGCTCGGCAAGCCGGCGATATTGCTGGTAGCCGGTCCGGTCCGGGCGATGCTGTCGCGGTTTGCCCGGATGGCCGTGCCGAACATGCACGTGCTGGCCTACCAGGAAATCCCTGACAACAAGCAGGTAACTATTGTCGCCACCGTCGGACAGAACTGA
- the flhB gene encoding flagellar biosynthesis protein FlhB has translation MAESESGADKSEEPTEKRRRESREKGQIARSRELNTLAILLAGTGGLLATGGSLADMMMQVMRANFSLSREVLLNEQSMGLWLMASGKMAIEALVPLFVTLLIASILGPIALGGWLFSMEALQPKFSRMDPLAGLKRMFSAKALIELVKALAKFLVVLLVALAVLSSDRDALLAIAQEPLDMAILHSVQVVGWSALWMSCGIILIAAVDVPFQLWDNKQKLMMTKQEVRDEYKDSEGKPEVKQRIRQMQREMSERRMMAAVPQADVVITNPTHFAVALKYDPSKGAAPVLLAKGGDFMALKIREIAQEHKVMILESPALARAVYHSTELDREIPAGLYLAVAQVLAYVYQLRQFQTGKGKRPTPLNDLPIPPDLRRDE, from the coding sequence ATGGCCGAGAGCGAAAGCGGCGCCGACAAGAGCGAGGAACCCACAGAGAAGCGGCGACGCGAGTCACGTGAAAAGGGTCAGATCGCGCGGTCCCGCGAGCTCAACACGCTGGCCATTCTGTTGGCGGGCACTGGTGGCTTGCTGGCCACTGGCGGCAGCTTGGCCGACATGATGATGCAGGTCATGCGTGCCAATTTCAGCCTGTCGCGTGAGGTGTTGCTCAACGAGCAGTCCATGGGCCTGTGGCTGATGGCGTCGGGAAAAATGGCGATCGAAGCGCTGGTGCCATTGTTCGTTACTTTGCTGATTGCCTCTATCCTCGGTCCGATTGCTCTGGGTGGCTGGCTGTTCTCCATGGAGGCGTTGCAGCCCAAGTTCAGTCGCATGGATCCGCTGGCCGGGCTCAAGCGGATGTTCTCGGCCAAGGCGTTGATCGAGTTGGTCAAGGCCTTGGCGAAGTTCCTGGTGGTGCTGCTGGTGGCGTTGGCGGTGCTGTCCAGCGATCGCGATGCGTTGCTGGCGATTGCCCAGGAGCCGCTGGATATGGCGATTTTGCACAGCGTGCAGGTGGTCGGTTGGAGCGCCCTGTGGATGTCCTGCGGGATCATCCTGATTGCCGCGGTGGATGTGCCGTTTCAGCTCTGGGACAACAAGCAGAAGCTGATGATGACCAAGCAGGAAGTGCGCGACGAGTACAAGGACAGCGAAGGCAAGCCCGAGGTCAAACAGCGGATCCGGCAGATGCAGCGCGAGATGTCCGAGCGGCGGATGATGGCTGCGGTCCCGCAGGCCGACGTGGTGATCACCAACCCGACGCACTTCGCCGTGGCGCTCAAATACGACCCGAGCAAAGGCGCGGCGCCGGTGTTGCTGGCCAAGGGTGGCGATTTCATGGCGTTGAAAATCCGCGAGATCGCCCAAGAGCACAAGGTCATGATCCTCGAATCGCCGGCCCTGGCGCGGGCGGTGTATCACTCCACTGAGCTGGACCGGGAGATCCCCGCAGGCCTCTATCTGGCCGTCGCCCAAGTCCTGGCCTATGTCTACCAGCTGCGCCAGTTCCAGACCGGCAAAGGCAAACGCCCGACGCCGCTGAACGACCTGCCAATACCGCCGGATCTGCGCCGCGACGAGTGA
- the fliR gene encoding flagellar biosynthetic protein FliR, translating to MFELTDAQIGGWVSSFVLPLFRIAALLMTMPIIGTQLVPMRVRLYLALAICVVIMPTLPPMPSVDSISLQVFVLIAQEVLIGAMLGFTLQLFFHAFVIAGQILATQMGLGFASMVDPTNGVSVAVIGQFFTMLVTLLFLAMNGHLVVLEIMAESFTTLPVGGGFLTAQYWEIANKLGWVLGAGLLLVLPAITALLIVNLAFGVMTRAAPQLNIFSIGFPLTLVVGLVIVWIGLADILAQYQSLASEALQLLRDMAQAR from the coding sequence GTGTTCGAGCTCACCGATGCGCAGATTGGCGGCTGGGTTAGCAGCTTCGTCCTGCCCCTGTTCCGCATCGCCGCGCTGCTCATGACCATGCCGATCATCGGTACCCAGTTGGTGCCGATGCGCGTGCGCTTGTACCTGGCGCTGGCCATTTGCGTGGTGATCATGCCGACCTTGCCGCCGATGCCGAGCGTCGATTCGATCAGTCTGCAGGTGTTCGTGTTGATCGCCCAGGAAGTGCTGATCGGCGCTATGCTCGGCTTCACCCTGCAGCTGTTTTTCCATGCGTTCGTGATTGCCGGGCAGATTCTCGCCACGCAGATGGGGTTGGGTTTCGCCTCGATGGTCGACCCCACCAATGGCGTATCGGTAGCGGTGATCGGGCAGTTTTTCACCATGCTGGTGACCCTGCTGTTTCTGGCCATGAACGGCCATTTGGTGGTGCTCGAGATCATGGCCGAGAGCTTCACCACCCTGCCGGTCGGCGGCGGTTTTCTGACTGCGCAGTATTGGGAGATCGCCAACAAACTCGGCTGGGTACTCGGCGCCGGGCTGTTGCTGGTATTGCCGGCGATCACTGCGCTATTGATCGTCAACCTGGCCTTCGGCGTGATGACCCGAGCCGCGCCGCAGCTGAACATCTTCTCCATCGGCTTTCCACTGACTCTGGTGGTCGGCCTGGTGATCGTCTGGATCGGCTTGGCCGACATCCTTGCCCAATACCAATCGCTGGCCAGCGAAGCGCTGCAATTGCTGCGCGACATGGCCCAGGCGCGCTGA
- the fliQ gene encoding flagellar biosynthesis protein FliQ: protein MTPEVAVDLFREALWLTALMVAILVVPSLLVGLLVAMFQAATQINEQTLSFLPRLMVILITLIVLGPWMIRQLMEYTQGLIQNIPQLIG from the coding sequence ATGACTCCCGAAGTAGCCGTAGACCTGTTCCGTGAAGCGCTGTGGCTGACCGCCCTGATGGTCGCCATCCTGGTTGTACCGAGCCTGTTGGTCGGTCTGCTGGTGGCGATGTTCCAGGCCGCCACGCAGATCAACGAACAAACCCTGAGCTTCCTGCCGCGCCTCATGGTGATTCTCATCACCCTGATCGTCCTGGGTCCCTGGATGATTCGTCAGTTGATGGAGTACACCCAGGGCCTGATCCAGAACATTCCGCAGTTGATCGGCTAG